AGTGGCGGCGCTATCAGTGTGCGACACATCTACAGGGCGAATGAAGTTTGGGCAGGACGCGTAGTGGAGGGCAACTAAGCTGTGGGGTTTGCCTAGCTGGAACCTCGAATCGTTTCCAACACTGTCCACTTTGCAGCGTTTATCACGATTCTTGTTCCCGACCCCTCCTAGCAGAGCGCGTGTTGCCGACTCTGCTTAAGAGAGCTGCTGCAGATGGCGTAAATAGTCTTGGGCATGCGGGCCGGTGACGTGCTGTAGTGCGATGTGGTGATCTTGTTCCCCAAGTGTGGTGCTTTGCGGACACCAGGTGGCAAGACCACAAGCGGCACAGGCGGGTCGTTTTGCATGACACACTGTGCGACCGTGCCAAATAAGCTCATGCGACAGTTGCCCCCACCGGGTTTCCGGCACAAGTGTGCACAGTTCACGTTCGATGGCCGTTGGGGTGGTGGTGGTCACCAGCCCTAGACGCTGCGCGACCCGACTCACATGGGTGTCGACGGCAAATCCTGGTATCCCAAATCCGTTTGGTAAGACGACGTTTGCTGTTTTTCGCCCCACCCCAGGCAGGGCTTCCAGCGCAACTCGGTCGGCGGGGACTTGCCCTTGATGTTTGTCGAGCAGTTCTGCCGATAATGCGATGATCGCTGCTGCTTTGTTGCGGTACAGTCCCAGCGGTCGGATTATGGTCTCAACGTCTGTTTGATGCGCTCCTGCTAATTCCACCGGGGTGGGATAGGCGGCAAAGAGTGCAGGGGTGACACTGTTGACGCGTATGTCGGTAGTCTGTGCGGACAATACCGTGGCGATGAGTAGTTCAAAGGGGTTGGTGAACACAAGGTCACAGGTCGCTTCAGGATAAAGCTCGCTGAGACGATCCACGATGGCTGTGCGGCGTTGCTGCTCACTGCCAGCAGGCGCGGTGGTTTCGGGCTCATCCGATGACCGATGCTGCTGAGATGACACAATTCTTCCCTGTCGTCGAGACGCTGAGGCGCAAATGGTTGGGGCTTGAGTTGCCACGGCTAACCCTAGCCTCATTAAGCGGGCAACTGGGAGTCCGGCGTTCCATACAGTAAGAGCAGCAACAGCAACAGCAACAGCAACAGATGGACTGTGTACCCGCTGCGGTGGGAGTCGCACCACTGCAACACCTTCACTGTCAATAGTGCTTTCCTGCTACACCGCGCGTGGCTACCGTAAGCTCCTAGTCGTTGTAGTCGGAAACGTCCGAGTCGCTAGCCGGTGGCTATGAGCTACTGCGCCACGTAAGGGTGGCTGCTGATCGTCACAGTTTCCAGACAAACAGTAAAGCGTTACAACCGCAGCGGTGACAATAGCGGGCCTACCCGGATAGCGATCCAGGTAAGATCAACAGCTATGTTCGCTTTTATTGCCTTTGTTGTTCCTATTGCCCTGGCAGTCTTCGCCATGCAAATGGAGCGATTTGAGAAAAAACTGACTGCCTAGTTTCAGCTGTGACAAGCCCACAGCGCTACTGCCTCGCAGGTGCTCGCCCCGGCGATCCCTGCCAGGGAAGCGTTGATTGACGAGCTACCCTCTTTGACCGCCTATCTTGCGCGGCAAAGAGGGTGTTGTCGTTTATTGCGTGTTTTCGGCCAATTTTTTGGGTGAAACTGCGAAAACAGACACTCATCCCAATGGTGTGACCTATTCCGCAAAATGGCGCAATCCGACAGGCTAATCCCCAGGGGCCGCCCCCGAAAAATGGCAATGAACTGCCAATTTACAGATTTGCCGCAGTCAATCCTTTTACCCCATAAGCATACCCCCACATCCCTGGTGCTCACAGGAAGATGGTCGAGGTGATCTAGAACATAGTAGAGTGTAACGCGAAGAACACTAATGTCGAGTTTTAGTCACACTGTGCCCACATTGTGGAACATCTGACAGTTATGGCATAGCGATGATCTCGACGTTATTGGCCGTCACACAGCTCTCCCAAAACAGCCCAAACCCCGGATTGCACTGATACACCCGGGGGTCGCTGATTGGTAGCCGTGGAACGGCATCCTGGAGACATCCAACAACCCAGGCTGAACCCCATTACTCGAAACCGCTAGAAAGCGGAATCGTTGCAAGCTAGAGGAGTCACAGTGGACGCAGTACACGATATTTTGTCGCGCGCCGGAATTTTCCAAGGCGTTGATCCACAGGCCGTCGAAAACCTAATCAAGGAGCTACAAACGGTTCGCTTCCCCCGCGGCACCGTTATTTTTGATGAGGGTGAACCCGGCGACCGGTTGTACATCATCACCCAGGGCAAGGTGAAACTTGCCCGCCACGCTGCCGACGGTCGCGAAAATCTTCTCACTGTCATGGGTCCGTCAGACATGTTTGGTGAGTTGTCAATCTTCGATCCAGGTCCGCGCACGTCGTCAGCGGTGTGTGTTACCGAAGTGTCTGCAGCCACCATGGATTCGGACATGCTGCATAAGTGGATTGATGCACACCCAGAGATCTCTGAACAGCTGCTGCGCGTGCTAGCTCGTCGGCTTCGGCGAACAAACGCAGCATTGGCCGATCTCATTTTCACCGATGTTCCCGGCCGTGTCGCAAAGACCTTGTTGCAGCTGGCAAACCGTTTTGGTTCGCAAGAAAATGGTGTGCTGCGGGTTAACCACGATCTGACCCAGGAAGAGATTGCCCAACTCGTTGGCGCCTCCCGCGAAACGGTGAATAAAGCGCTTGCCACCTTCGCTCATCGTAACTGGATTCGCCTCGACGGGAAGTCTGTCGTTATCTGCGACACTGAACACTTGGCTAAGCGCGCCCGCTAAGCACGTCGCACACTTCCATACACCTATCCCACCTGTTGCCAGCCACACTACTTGGCGACAACAGGTGGGATATTCATTTGCCCGGATCGTCCGCGCAGCCTCAACGATGTGCATTTGACGCAGGGGACACAACCGAATCTGCTGCTTGTAAGACAGTCGCATTACTGTGCGGACACTAGACGAAGCAAGCGACACAGAAAGGACGTGTCGGCGACAGCATTGTGGTGCGTCAAGAGACACTTTTCTCACTCACCGCTGCGAACACGCATATTCCCCAGACGAAGCGGATCCACTGCAAATGAGGCAGAAACCAAAAGGGGCGTGCTGACACTCAGCACGCCCCATACGGCTCTACCTCCCAGCTTCGACCCGAAGAATTCTCAGGTCACTCCGGGAAAAACCGCTATCGGTCATCCCCTGCCCTAGGATGCACGCTTTCGGCTGGCGACAACGGCACCGCCACCGAGCACCACAAGCAGCACTGCAAGAAGCGCAATAGCGTCTACATTCGCACCTGTCCGAGCTAGTTTCGGAATCCCCTTCGTTGGTTGCTGCTTAGCGGGCGTAGGGGTGGTGGTAGGTGCAGGCGATTCAGTTGGGCTGGGTTGGACGGGTGGCATCGGCGGTTCTGGCACCTGCGAACTTGCCGATCCGAGAAGAAAACCGCCAATGATGAGCGGAATTAACCCAAGTCCAATCTCGGCACTCGAACCGGGTTCTAGTTCTTCACCAGGCTTCGGCTTCACCGTAGTTGGTGGCGTTGGTACTTCGGGTTTCGGCTTCGTTAGCTCATCTTTAGCGTCGATTGAGACGTTGTACACCCATGCCTTACCTTCCGCCCCGACGGGGAGGATAAGCAGACTCGGAACCGTATGATAACTGGCTTTCTCAGTTTCGCGTACTTCCTCACCGAGGAGGTAAACACCCGGGCGCAAGCCACCAAAAACTGCTTGGCCTTGCGCATCTGTACGCTGTTTGTAGGTATTAGCGATAGGCAGATCCTGTGCATCTAAGGTTGTGAGCTGCTTTGCGCGCTCATAATCAGCCGGGTCGCTGACATTAAAACCAGAGAATTCAACGAGCAAGAGTTCGCGACCGACGTTCGTGTGCGGCTCCATATCTTCGGCGGGTTCGTCGAAGGGATTTCCAGCATCTTTATTCACCGTCAGCGTCACTGTCCGGTTCAGATCAATATCCGCTGGATTTAAGCCAGTGACGTCGCCGGTGATGGCAATCGCTTGCGCCTGCGGGAGCTGGGTACCAACAGGAAAGAACGTGGCACTG
The Corynebacterium choanae DNA segment above includes these coding regions:
- the nth gene encoding endonuclease III, with product MSSQQHRSSDEPETTAPAGSEQQRRTAIVDRLSELYPEATCDLVFTNPFELLIATVLSAQTTDIRVNSVTPALFAAYPTPVELAGAHQTDVETIIRPLGLYRNKAAAIIALSAELLDKHQGQVPADRVALEALPGVGRKTANVVLPNGFGIPGFAVDTHVSRVAQRLGLVTTTTPTAIERELCTLVPETRWGQLSHELIWHGRTVCHAKRPACAACGLATWCPQSTTLGEQDHHIALQHVTGPHAQDYLRHLQQLS
- the glxR gene encoding CRP-like cAMP-activated global transcriptional regulator GlxR, which produces MDAVHDILSRAGIFQGVDPQAVENLIKELQTVRFPRGTVIFDEGEPGDRLYIITQGKVKLARHAADGRENLLTVMGPSDMFGELSIFDPGPRTSSAVCVTEVSAATMDSDMLHKWIDAHPEISEQLLRVLARRLRRTNAALADLIFTDVPGRVAKTLLQLANRFGSQENGVLRVNHDLTQEEIAQLVGASRETVNKALATFAHRNWIRLDGKSVVICDTEHLAKRAR